The bacterium genome has a window encoding:
- a CDS encoding pitrilysin family protein, translating into MKVIDRKLKNGVKLRILNSEEFKSSKIIVKFNSGYLSESREKNQIAHVLEHILCDLSNEDRDWIARSGAETNAQTWEEYTRYFIETLPEFFEKAVDLQLRAIENPKISDESVKREISNVRSEFSNRRQTPLNKLYDIKMEEIFPNTINDQTALSSLDNITLGDIRRHYDQFYTTDNVRILIFGNFSTEEISRVIKRIENFALPRGEEKTFPGIKISDKRGAKISKNEDKTHLMYIPYSAEIRSDPRLRAAWLLVRNFLMDFETGKIYREVRDNGLLYSIYLGLNLDQNSLPNFEFSFSADSENFDKIIEIIEKWISFAKNAEFSDEEFERLRIISKNKICMKLRKVELRVNWHVWNFLLFGGYGLEDLLAEFDKVTKDDFVKIVKIIFDNFKVEE; encoded by the coding sequence GTGAAAGTTATTGACAGAAAATTAAAAAACGGCGTTAAACTAAGGATTTTGAATTCCGAAGAATTTAAGTCTAGTAAAATTATCGTAAAATTTAATTCTGGATACTTAAGTGAATCTCGTGAAAAGAATCAAATCGCGCATGTTTTAGAGCATATTTTGTGTGATTTATCGAATGAGGATCGAGATTGGATTGCTCGATCTGGTGCTGAAACTAATGCTCAGACTTGGGAAGAATATACCCGCTATTTTATAGAGACTCTCCCTGAATTTTTTGAAAAAGCGGTTGATTTGCAACTTCGGGCTATTGAAAATCCTAAAATTTCTGATGAGTCGGTGAAGCGTGAAATTTCCAATGTTAGAAGTGAATTTTCTAATCGTCGCCAAACACCTCTTAATAAACTTTATGATATAAAAATGGAGGAAATTTTCCCTAATACTATCAATGATCAGACTGCACTGAGTAGTCTTGATAATATTACTTTAGGGGATATTCGTCGCCATTACGATCAATTTTATACTACAGATAATGTTCGAATTTTAATATTCGGAAATTTTTCAACAGAAGAGATTTCCAGAGTTATTAAAAGAATTGAGAATTTTGCTTTACCTCGCGGAGAAGAAAAAACATTTCCTGGGATTAAAATATCAGATAAGAGGGGTGCTAAAATTTCAAAAAATGAAGATAAAACACATCTGATGTATATACCGTACTCTGCTGAAATCAGAAGTGATCCTCGTTTACGTGCGGCTTGGCTCTTGGTGCGAAATTTCTTGATGGATTTTGAAACTGGCAAGATTTACCGAGAGGTTAGAGATAATGGGTTGCTTTACTCAATTTATCTGGGGCTTAATTTAGATCAGAATAGTTTACCTAATTTCGAGTTTTCGTTTTCTGCTGATAGTGAAAATTTTGATAAAATTATTGAAATTATAGAAAAGTGGATTTCATTTGCTAAAAATGCTGAATTTTCCGATGAAGAATTTGAGAGATTACGTATTATTTCTAAAAATAAAATTTGTATGAAACTAAGGAAAGTTGAACTTCGCGTAAACTGGCACGTTTGGAATTTTTTACTTTTTGGCGGATATGGTTTGGAAGATCTTCTTGCTGAATTTGACAAAGTCACAAAAGATGATTTTGTTAAGATAGTTAAGATTATTTTTGATAACTTTAAGGTTGAAGAATAA
- the recA gene encoding recombinase RecA, giving the protein MAKVAKKTENVADSGKKQALDLAIAQISKQFGDGAIMTLGENSKVDVELLPSGALSLDLALGGGYPKGRIIEIYGPESSGKTTLTLHAIAEIQKQGGTAAFIDAEHALDPAYARKLGVDTNNLLVAQPDNGEQALEICETLVRSNAVDLIIVDSVAALTPQAEIDGDMGDAHMGLQARLMSQALRKLTGIINKSKATVIFINQIRMKIGVMFGNPETTTGGNALKFYASVRADIRRIAQIKNGDDVIGNRTKVKIVKNKIAAPFRVAEFDIMYNEGISKTGDILDLAVEYEVVAKSGAFYKYNDETIGQGREKAKLFLKENPEVMAEIERKVRAQVNGEEIIEEEVPNPEEK; this is encoded by the coding sequence ATGGCAAAAGTGGCTAAAAAAACGGAAAATGTAGCGGATAGCGGCAAGAAACAAGCGCTTGATTTGGCGATTGCGCAGATTTCGAAGCAATTTGGTGATGGCGCAATTATGACTTTGGGTGAAAATTCTAAAGTTGATGTTGAACTTTTGCCGAGTGGTGCTTTGAGCCTTGACCTCGCGCTTGGTGGCGGATATCCAAAAGGTCGAATTATTGAAATTTATGGCCCGGAATCTTCTGGTAAGACAACTTTGACTCTTCATGCTATTGCGGAAATTCAAAAGCAGGGCGGAACTGCTGCTTTTATTGACGCTGAACATGCTCTCGATCCAGCCTACGCCCGAAAACTCGGTGTAGATACTAATAATCTCCTTGTTGCCCAGCCTGATAACGGCGAGCAGGCTCTCGAAATCTGTGAAACGCTTGTGCGCTCAAATGCCGTTGACCTGATCATTGTCGACTCTGTTGCTGCCCTAACTCCGCAAGCGGAAATTGATGGCGATATGGGCGACGCTCATATGGGTCTTCAAGCACGCTTGATGTCGCAGGCCCTTCGAAAATTGACTGGAATTATCAATAAGTCCAAGGCAACGGTTATTTTTATTAACCAAATTAGGATGAAAATTGGTGTTATGTTTGGCAACCCAGAAACCACAACTGGCGGAAATGCGCTTAAATTTTACGCTTCTGTTCGTGCTGATATTCGAAGGATCGCGCAAATTAAAAATGGCGATGACGTTATCGGTAACCGCACTAAGGTGAAAATTGTAAAAAATAAGATTGCGGCGCCGTTCCGTGTGGCTGAATTTGACATTATGTATAACGAGGGAATTTCCAAAACTGGTGACATTCTCGACCTCGCTGTTGAGTATGAAGTTGTCGCTAAATCTGGTGCTTTCTACAAATATAATGATGAAACTATCGGCCAGGGTCGTGAAAAGGCTAAACTTTTCTTGAAAGAAAATCCAGAAGTTATGGCTGAAATTGAACGCAAAGTTCGCGCTCAAGTTAATGGTGAAGAGATTATTGAAGAAGAAGTTCCTAACCCTGAAGAAAAGTAA
- a CDS encoding O-antigen ligase family protein codes for MRKLNISRRLLLLAPIAIWFSYFPSIHFGRGEGMNFELSITLIYCLILAVFGIFERWREIIKLRDSRAVRLVFVWILWQVISIFWAKNPVRAVLTAGVWGVLFLDFLVVLSFRKEKNLWKKIEKSLLLSSSVVSILAVIQVIYGAFIDWGLCRGCLAEGFGFVRPSVFAIEPQFLGSLLIAPILIAWYKVLRSKESKKNLVILFLDLVAMWLTLSRGAIFSLIPAMILAIFWTDKSSISIKKRFLWFFAIISLAFTSGILIHATMTALNPRVTDGFYDSVSKSVNQMSLGKVSLPKKQKIHNSVEKSVNKTVENTVEKSQKKAHFDGYVEKSTDERTSLSNFAIKTWIKNPIRMIFGVGTGSAGRVLHQEGAGTGWEFEIIQNEYLNILLENGLIGAIIWLVIIIGFFKITRYKKHFWAILVAFLLQWNFFSGLPNALHIYLILAVILSICWRVEFENSSKLC; via the coding sequence TATTGTTGCTTGCGCCGATAGCGATTTGGTTTTCGTATTTTCCTTCGATTCATTTTGGTCGGGGCGAAGGGATGAATTTTGAACTTTCAATTACATTAATCTATTGTCTTATTTTGGCTGTTTTTGGGATCTTTGAGAGATGGCGGGAGATTATTAAACTTCGAGATTCGAGAGCGGTTAGGCTTGTATTTGTCTGGATTTTGTGGCAGGTTATTTCAATTTTTTGGGCTAAAAATCCTGTGCGCGCAGTATTAACTGCTGGAGTTTGGGGAGTTTTGTTTTTAGATTTCTTGGTGGTTTTATCGTTTAGAAAAGAAAAGAATTTATGGAAAAAAATTGAAAAATCTTTACTATTATCGTCATCGGTCGTGAGTATTCTGGCAGTTATACAAGTAATTTATGGGGCGTTTATTGATTGGGGGTTGTGTCGAGGGTGCTTAGCAGAAGGGTTTGGGTTTGTTCGACCAAGCGTATTTGCGATTGAGCCTCAATTTTTGGGCAGTTTATTGATTGCACCGATCTTAATCGCTTGGTATAAAGTTTTAAGAAGTAAAGAATCTAAGAAAAATCTTGTAATTTTATTTTTAGATTTAGTGGCGATGTGGTTGACTCTATCTCGTGGGGCAATATTTTCGCTAATACCTGCGATGATTTTGGCGATTTTTTGGACCGATAAATCTTCGATTTCGATAAAAAAGAGATTTTTGTGGTTTTTCGCAATAATTTCTTTGGCGTTTACTTCTGGTATTTTAATTCATGCCACAATGACGGCTCTTAATCCGAGAGTAACTGATGGATTTTATGATTCAGTTTCGAAGAGTGTTAATCAAATGAGCCTTGGTAAGGTCTCTTTACCGAAGAAGCAGAAAATCCACAATTCTGTTGAAAAGTCTGTGAATAAAACTGTTGAAAATACTGTGGAAAAATCTCAGAAAAAAGCCCATTTTGATGGCTATGTAGAGAAATCTACAGATGAAAGAACAAGTCTTTCTAACTTTGCGATAAAAACTTGGATTAAAAATCCTATTAGAATGATTTTTGGTGTTGGAACTGGCTCGGCTGGACGAGTCCTTCATCAAGAAGGTGCTGGCACGGGTTGGGAATTTGAAATCATTCAAAATGAATATCTTAATATTTTATTAGAAAATGGGCTTATCGGAGCGATTATTTGGCTGGTGATAATTATTGGATTTTTCAAAATCACTAGATACAAAAAACATTTTTGGGCAATTTTGGTGGCATTTTTATTGCAGTGGAACTTCTTTTCTGGACTGCCAAATGCGCTTCACATTTATTTAATTCTTGCCGTGATATTGTCAATTTGCTGGCGGGTAGAATTTGAAAATTCGTCCAAACTTTGCTAA
- a CDS encoding LCP family protein, with protein sequence MDKKRQTIDGFTPRRPRVAVSKIEKNDKKPAIERKKQVAEREKSLDDALNTIEIEDSPQQKTDHIRGERSRRREQREKISPKIEKKLDKVNSKRDRKGKNPLSLKRFLFRRKIRRVLAVFLIIGLLFFGSKIYSIISNGIGNLNKISSGGNIFDVLSPVEKLKQDEDGRTNILIFGTSPEGWDGEDLADSIMVLSTNQETGKSYTISLPRDLWVKHNCPYLLGTTAGKLNESYVCGKFSEGIYNNKTASEEKKKQGEKLGQQEIAAAAEKVLGLKIHYSVHANWQVLVQAIDAIGGIDVKVEVWDGSPYMYDVATKVRYKNGEVAHMNGEQALAFSRARGSAGGYGLSGGNFDRERNQQKVLKATLEKINKEKFNIDALMEISNALGDNVKSDFTIKDIRSGLDLALKTSADKVKSLPMVDEKTNLLTNDNIGGVSAVVPTAGLYDYSAIRKFVAKNTKTGDFISEEAKIIILNGTEISGLAGKKQAQLEKDGFEVAQIGDSAEKGIKSTKIYDISKEKPLTLKKLQEKLSISKVEDLPSKLNSWKNKADILVILGENE encoded by the coding sequence ATGGATAAAAAACGCCAAACTATTGATGGATTTACCCCAAGACGGCCTAGAGTGGCTGTTTCGAAAATTGAAAAAAATGACAAAAAGCCTGCTATTGAGCGAAAAAAGCAGGTAGCCGAGCGAGAAAAATCTCTTGATGATGCTCTAAATACTATCGAGATTGAAGACAGCCCTCAACAAAAAACCGACCACATAAGAGGTGAGCGATCTCGAAGGAGAGAACAAAGAGAAAAAATCTCCCCCAAGATTGAAAAAAAGTTGGACAAAGTCAACAGTAAACGCGATAGAAAGGGTAAAAACCCACTTTCTCTTAAGCGATTTTTATTTCGAAGAAAAATTCGAAGGGTGCTGGCTGTATTTTTGATAATTGGATTGTTGTTTTTTGGTTCGAAAATCTATTCGATAATTTCTAATGGAATCGGTAATTTGAATAAAATTAGTAGTGGCGGCAATATTTTTGACGTTCTTTCTCCTGTTGAAAAACTCAAACAGGATGAGGATGGCCGTACTAATATTTTGATTTTTGGAACTTCGCCAGAAGGTTGGGATGGAGAAGACTTGGCGGACTCAATTATGGTGCTGTCCACTAATCAAGAAACAGGTAAATCTTACACGATCTCACTACCCCGCGACCTATGGGTGAAGCATAATTGTCCATATCTTCTTGGTACCACGGCTGGGAAATTGAATGAGAGTTATGTTTGCGGAAAATTCAGCGAAGGAATTTATAATAATAAAACCGCTTCAGAAGAAAAAAAGAAGCAGGGTGAAAAGTTGGGTCAGCAAGAAATCGCCGCTGCGGCTGAGAAAGTTTTAGGATTAAAAATTCATTATTCTGTTCACGCTAACTGGCAAGTTTTAGTTCAAGCGATTGATGCGATTGGCGGAATTGACGTTAAGGTCGAAGTTTGGGACGGCTCACCTTATATGTACGATGTGGCAACCAAAGTGCGCTATAAAAATGGCGAAGTTGCCCACATGAACGGTGAGCAGGCTTTGGCATTTTCTCGCGCTCGAGGCTCGGCTGGCGGATATGGTTTGAGCGGTGGCAACTTTGACCGTGAACGCAATCAGCAAAAAGTCTTAAAGGCTACGCTTGAAAAAATTAATAAAGAAAAGTTTAACATTGATGCCTTGATGGAGATTTCGAATGCACTTGGCGATAATGTTAAATCCGACTTCACTATCAAAGATATTCGCTCGGGTCTTGACTTGGCGCTAAAAACTTCTGCGGATAAGGTTAAATCTCTACCTATGGTTGATGAAAAAACCAATCTCTTAACCAACGATAATATCGGTGGTGTGAGTGCGGTTGTGCCAACGGCTGGACTCTATGATTATTCCGCAATCCGTAAATTTGTGGCCAAAAACACCAAAACTGGTGACTTCATAAGCGAAGAAGCCAAAATTATTATCTTAAACGGGACGGAAATTTCTGGTTTAGCAGGTAAAAAACAAGCACAGTTAGAGAAAGATGGCTTCGAGGTTGCGCAAATTGGCGATTCTGCGGAAAAGGGCATTAAGTCCACCAAGATTTATGATATATCTAAAGAAAAACCCTTAACATTGAAAAAACTTCAAGAAAAATTGAGCATTTCAAAAGTAGAAGATTTACCTTCGAAATTAAATTCTTGGAAAAATAAAGCCGATATCTTGGTTATTCTGGGGGAGAACGAGTGA